A stretch of the Streptomyces venezuelae genome encodes the following:
- a CDS encoding PP2C family protein-serine/threonine phosphatase gives MNSDSVLSGEPGCPEVEAVQRILDVLPASVVLLTPLRDRDGEVEDYRIEAASPVAVDVAGRTGKELVGRRVLETYPTVAGTALWSGYLDALTTGTRFESESFTYREVLPAVPAESVYSVRAARLGGRLIVSWLRLDTDDREARRLADMQRLGNLGWAGWDLVAPAATWSDQVYAIFGRDPAEGPMSLEELPRQVLPGDTAALAAAVRRLLSEGGAIDQPFRIMAGDAARYLRIVAEARTDADGTPVEVHGFFQDLTAQRDVEVALRDSERAVLLQRGMLEAERTLAARLQNALLPIPEQSLELAGLCVDVAYVPSDSGLNVGGDWYSAIELPDGSALFVVGDVAGHGLDAVATMAQLRFSAKGMAITGSPLPDVLDGLNTLLLHTAQGASGATATVVMARYQPWNHQLTWVRAGHLPPLLIRDGAARFLPLPEGGLLGASSRAGHAPAVLDLRPGDHLVLYTDGLVEEPGEDMDLGLARLAEAALRLVETESTVNLAHRLAATRQDRRDDVCVLVLNVPAEPVPGPEGDGPCEAV, from the coding sequence ATGAACAGCGATTCGGTGCTGTCCGGCGAGCCCGGATGCCCCGAGGTCGAGGCCGTACAGCGGATCCTGGACGTGCTGCCGGCGTCGGTGGTCCTGCTGACGCCCCTGCGCGACCGGGACGGGGAGGTCGAGGACTACCGCATCGAGGCGGCCTCCCCGGTGGCGGTGGACGTGGCCGGGCGCACCGGCAAGGAGCTCGTCGGCCGGCGGGTCCTGGAGACCTATCCGACGGTGGCCGGCACCGCGCTCTGGTCCGGCTATCTCGACGCGCTGACCACGGGAACGCGCTTCGAGAGCGAATCCTTCACCTACCGGGAAGTGCTCCCCGCAGTGCCCGCGGAATCCGTCTACTCGGTCCGCGCCGCCCGCCTCGGCGGGCGCCTGATCGTGTCCTGGCTGCGGCTGGACACCGACGACCGCGAAGCGCGCCGGCTCGCCGACATGCAGCGGCTGGGCAACCTCGGCTGGGCGGGCTGGGACCTGGTCGCGCCCGCCGCCACCTGGTCCGACCAGGTCTACGCGATCTTCGGCCGGGACCCGGCCGAAGGGCCGATGAGCCTGGAGGAGCTGCCCCGGCAGGTGCTCCCCGGGGACACCGCTGCCCTCGCCGCCGCCGTCCGGCGCCTCCTGAGCGAGGGCGGGGCCATCGACCAGCCCTTCCGCATCATGGCCGGTGACGCGGCCCGGTACCTGCGGATCGTCGCCGAGGCCCGTACCGACGCGGACGGCACACCCGTGGAGGTGCACGGCTTCTTCCAGGACCTCACCGCCCAGCGCGACGTCGAGGTCGCCCTGCGCGACAGTGAGCGGGCTGTCCTCCTCCAGCGGGGCATGCTGGAGGCCGAGCGGACCCTCGCCGCCCGGCTCCAGAACGCACTGCTGCCGATCCCCGAGCAGTCCCTGGAGCTGGCCGGCCTGTGCGTCGACGTCGCCTACGTCCCGTCCGACAGCGGCCTCAACGTCGGCGGTGACTGGTACAGCGCCATCGAACTGCCCGACGGAAGCGCCCTCTTCGTGGTCGGAGACGTCGCCGGACACGGTCTGGACGCCGTCGCCACCATGGCCCAACTGCGGTTCAGCGCCAAGGGCATGGCGATCACGGGCTCGCCGCTGCCGGACGTACTGGACGGGCTCAACACCCTGCTGCTCCACACCGCCCAGGGCGCATCGGGCGCCACCGCCACCGTGGTCATGGCTCGGTACCAGCCCTGGAACCATCAGCTGACCTGGGTGCGGGCCGGCCACCTGCCGCCTCTCCTGATCCGCGACGGTGCGGCCCGGTTCCTGCCGCTCCCGGAGGGCGGTCTCCTCGGTGCGTCCAGCCGGGCCGGCCACGCTCCCGCAGTCCTGGACCTGCGGCCCGGGGACCATCTCGTGCTGTACACCGACGGCCTCGTGGAGGAACCGGGGGAGGACATGGACCTCGGGCTGGCCCGGCTGGCCGAGGCGGCGCTGCGGCTCGTGGAGACGGAGTCCACGGTCAACCTGGCCCACCGCCTGGCCGCGACGCGGCAGGACCGGCGGGACGACGTCTGCGTCCTGGTCCTGAACGTTCCGGCGGAGCCCGTGCCGGGCCCGGAGGGCGACGGCCCCTGCGAAGCGGTCTGA
- a CDS encoding UdgX family uracil-DNA binding protein (This protein belongs to the uracil DNA glycosylase superfamily, members of which act in excision repair of DNA. However, it belongs more specifically to UdgX branch, whose founding member was found to bind uracil in DNA (where it does not belong), without cleaving it, appears to promote DNA repair by a pathway involving RecA, rather than base excision.), with amino-acid sequence MGTGTDAGTGAEAGAVGQEYDATPYLPSRGGLAGLRRAAAGCRGCPLFRDATQTVFGRGPSRARLMLVGEQPGDQEDRQGEPFVGPAGQLLRRALDEAGLGDEDAYVTNVVKHFKFVAAPRGKRRIHKTPSLREMAACRPWLEAELRLVDPDVLVVLGGTAGKALLGSSFRVGERRGVLLPMPALPDGNGDGGGDGGAGHGRLLATVHPSAVLRADDRESAFAGLVADLTVAATALE; translated from the coding sequence ATGGGCACGGGGACGGACGCGGGCACGGGCGCCGAGGCAGGGGCCGTCGGACAGGAGTACGACGCGACCCCATATCTGCCCTCGCGCGGCGGCCTGGCGGGTCTGCGGCGGGCGGCGGCCGGCTGCCGGGGCTGCCCGCTGTTCCGGGACGCGACCCAGACGGTCTTCGGCCGGGGACCGTCTCGCGCGCGGCTGATGCTCGTCGGCGAGCAGCCGGGCGACCAGGAGGACCGGCAGGGCGAGCCGTTCGTGGGCCCGGCGGGACAGCTGCTGCGCAGGGCGCTCGACGAGGCGGGGCTGGGGGACGAGGACGCCTACGTGACCAACGTCGTCAAGCACTTCAAGTTCGTGGCGGCCCCGCGCGGCAAGCGCCGGATCCACAAAACACCGAGTCTGCGGGAGATGGCCGCCTGCCGGCCCTGGCTCGAGGCGGAGCTGCGGCTGGTCGACCCCGACGTCCTGGTGGTGCTGGGGGGTACGGCCGGGAAGGCGCTGCTCGGCTCCTCGTTCCGGGTGGGCGAGCGGCGCGGGGTGCTGCTGCCGATGCCGGCCCTGCCCGACGGGAACGGGGACGGGGGCGGGGACGGGGGCGCGGGGCACGGCCGGCTGCTGGCGACGGTCCATCCGTCAGCGGTCCTCCGGGCGGACGACCGGGAATCCGCCTTCGCGGGGCTGGTCGCCGACCTGACCGTGGCCGCGACCGCACTGGAGTGA
- a CDS encoding LLM class F420-dependent oxidoreductase — protein sequence MVHIGYTMMTEQAGPRELVTHVVGAEKAGFDFSVISDHSFPWLDSQGHAPYAWSVLGAAAQATFRIPLMTYVTCPTFRYHPAVVAQKAVTLQILSGGRFRLGLGSGENLNEHIVAAGWPAAHIRLEMLEEAVDIIRRMFTGRYVSHHGVHFDVENARLWDLPDEPPPIGIAVSGPRSCAIAGRHGDLVIATEPRQELLRQFDDHGGTGKPRIGQLPVCYDTDRDAAVARAHDQFRWALGGWRVNAELPGPAGFHQASEHTRPEDVAGAIPCGNDVDAFVEAVRPYAEAGFTEVALVQIGGDRQEPFLAWAEATLLPALRHL from the coding sequence ATGGTGCACATCGGGTACACGATGATGACCGAGCAGGCCGGCCCCCGTGAGCTGGTGACCCATGTGGTCGGAGCGGAGAAGGCGGGATTCGACTTCTCCGTCATCTCCGACCACTCGTTCCCCTGGCTCGACTCCCAGGGCCACGCGCCCTACGCCTGGAGCGTTCTGGGCGCGGCTGCGCAGGCGACCTTCCGCATCCCGCTCATGACGTACGTGACCTGCCCGACCTTCCGCTACCACCCGGCGGTGGTCGCACAGAAGGCGGTGACCCTGCAGATCCTGTCCGGGGGCCGGTTCCGGCTGGGGCTCGGCTCGGGCGAGAACCTGAACGAGCACATCGTCGCCGCCGGCTGGCCCGCGGCGCACATACGCCTGGAAATGCTGGAGGAAGCCGTGGACATCATCCGGCGGATGTTCACCGGCCGGTACGTGAGCCACCATGGCGTCCACTTCGACGTCGAGAACGCCCGGCTCTGGGATCTCCCCGACGAGCCGCCCCCGATCGGCATCGCCGTCTCCGGGCCCCGGTCCTGCGCGATCGCAGGCCGGCACGGCGATCTCGTGATCGCCACGGAACCCAGGCAGGAACTCCTCCGGCAGTTCGACGACCACGGCGGCACCGGCAAACCACGCATCGGCCAGCTCCCCGTCTGCTACGACACCGACCGTGACGCGGCGGTGGCCCGGGCCCACGACCAGTTCCGCTGGGCGCTCGGCGGCTGGCGGGTCAACGCCGAGCTCCCCGGGCCGGCCGGCTTCCACCAGGCTTCCGAGCACACCCGCCCCGAAGACGTCGCCGGAGCCATCCCCTGCGGCAACGACGTGGACGCGTTCGTCGAGGCCGTACGTCCGTACGCAGAAGCGGGATTCACCGAGGTCGCCCTCGTCCAGATCGGGGGCGACCGGCAGGAGCCGTTCCTGGCCTGGGCCGAGGCCACGCTGCTCCCCGCCCTGCGTCACCTGTGA
- a CDS encoding zinc-dependent alcohol dehydrogenase gives MRALTWHGRRDVRVDTVPDPAIRDADDVIIKVTTTGLCGSDLHLYELLGAFLDPGDILGHEPMGTVEEVGPEVTVLKPGDRVVIPFNISCGACFMCDRGLQSQCETTQVHEHGTGAALFGYTKLYGQVPGGQAQYLRVPFGNTLPIRVPAGPSDERFVYLSDVLPTAWQAIEYAAVPPGGSVVVLGLGPIGDMSTRIAAQRGAGTVIGVDLVPERLERADRRGIEVLDLRACSGDDLTDAVRALTGGRGPDAVVDAVGMEAHGSRIAAAAQGMTTLLPDALAAALMKRAGIDRLSALHTAIDLVRRGGTVSVSGVYGGAADPLPLLTMFDKQLHLRMGQANVRRWVDDILPLLVDGDPLGVDGFATHRLPLERAPDAYEMFQKKRDGAVKILFTP, from the coding sequence ATGAGGGCACTGACCTGGCACGGCAGACGCGATGTCCGTGTGGACACCGTGCCCGATCCCGCGATCCGAGACGCCGATGACGTGATCATCAAGGTCACGACCACCGGTCTGTGTGGTTCCGACCTGCACCTCTACGAACTCCTGGGCGCCTTCCTCGACCCCGGCGACATCCTGGGGCACGAGCCCATGGGCACCGTCGAGGAGGTGGGCCCGGAGGTCACCGTCCTGAAGCCCGGCGACCGGGTGGTGATCCCCTTCAATATTTCGTGCGGCGCCTGCTTCATGTGTGACCGGGGCCTCCAGTCGCAGTGCGAAACGACCCAGGTCCACGAGCACGGCACCGGAGCCGCACTCTTCGGCTACACCAAGCTCTACGGTCAGGTGCCGGGCGGTCAGGCCCAGTACCTGCGGGTGCCGTTCGGCAACACCCTCCCCATCCGGGTCCCGGCCGGGCCGTCCGACGAGCGCTTCGTCTACCTGTCCGACGTCCTGCCCACGGCATGGCAGGCCATCGAGTACGCGGCCGTTCCGCCGGGCGGCAGCGTCGTCGTCCTGGGCCTCGGACCCATCGGGGACATGAGCACGCGCATCGCCGCCCAGCGTGGCGCCGGCACGGTCATCGGCGTCGACCTCGTCCCCGAGCGGCTCGAGCGCGCCGACCGGCGCGGCATCGAGGTCCTGGACCTCCGGGCGTGCAGCGGCGACGACCTGACGGACGCGGTGCGCGCACTCACCGGAGGCCGCGGCCCGGACGCCGTCGTGGACGCGGTCGGGATGGAAGCCCACGGCAGCCGTATCGCCGCTGCCGCCCAGGGCATGACCACCCTGTTGCCGGACGCGCTCGCAGCTGCCCTGATGAAGCGCGCCGGGATCGACCGGCTCTCCGCCCTCCACACCGCCATCGACCTCGTCCGCAGGGGCGGCACCGTTTCCGTGTCCGGGGTGTACGGCGGGGCGGCGGATCCGCTGCCCCTGCTGACGATGTTCGACAAACAGCTGCATCTGCGCATGGGCCAGGCCAACGTCCGGCGCTGGGTCGACGACATCCTTCCGCTGCTCGTCGACGGGGACCCCCTCGGAGTGGACGGCTTTGCCACGCACCGGCTGCCGCTCGAACGGGCACCGGACGCCTACGAGATGTTCCAGAAGAAGCGTGACGGCGCCGTCAAGATCCTCTTCACCCCGTGA